One window of the Chitinophaga niabensis genome contains the following:
- a CDS encoding LytR/AlgR family response regulator transcription factor, with translation MNIFIIEDEDLAVKKLQKTLQAVDPASIVVGTADSISSAVEWLQSNPKPDLILMDIELADGQSFEIFNLTEVKSPVVFTTSYDEYALKAFKVNSIDYLLKPVQKDELQAALNKYKELKKGFTTGATDDTMNMDHLLKELRQKLQPPAYRKRFLVKHGRKLVSIDISEIAYFFCDGRLNFFKTYDNQKFVIDYTMDELDEMLDPEQYFRISRSFFVAVRSIDKIDDYFGNRLILGLKPSESKEALVSRERVTEFKKWMGK, from the coding sequence ATGAATATTTTTATAATTGAAGACGAAGATCTGGCTGTAAAGAAATTACAGAAAACATTGCAAGCGGTAGACCCGGCTTCTATCGTAGTGGGTACGGCAGACAGTATTTCTTCCGCGGTGGAGTGGTTACAGTCCAATCCAAAACCAGACCTGATCCTGATGGATATAGAGCTGGCGGATGGGCAGAGTTTTGAGATCTTCAATCTCACCGAAGTAAAAAGCCCGGTGGTATTTACTACCAGCTACGATGAATATGCCCTGAAGGCTTTTAAGGTGAATAGTATCGACTACCTGCTGAAACCTGTACAGAAAGATGAATTACAGGCAGCCCTCAATAAATACAAGGAACTGAAGAAAGGATTTACAACCGGCGCAACGGATGATACCATGAATATGGACCATCTGCTGAAGGAACTTCGCCAGAAACTACAGCCCCCTGCTTACCGGAAACGGTTCCTCGTAAAGCACGGGCGGAAGCTGGTTTCAATTGATATCAGTGAGATCGCTTACTTCTTCTGTGATGGAAGATTAAACTTCTTTAAAACATATGATAACCAGAAGTTTGTTATTGATTATACGATGGATGAACTGGACGAAATGCTGGACCCGGAACAATATTTCCGCATCAGTCGTTCTTTTTTTGTTGCTGTGCGCAGCATCGATAAGATTGATGATTATTTTGGTAACCGCCTTATTCTTGGATTAAAACCCTCAGAAAGTAAAGAAGCGCTGGTGAGCCGGGAAAGGGTAACGGAGTTTAAGAAATGGATGGGCAAGTGA
- the rhaT gene encoding L-rhamnose/proton symporter RhaT: MQALLGIIFHFIGGFASGSFYIPYKKVKGWSWESYWITGGVFSWLIVPFIAAWLTVPGFMDIIANTPFSTLFWTYILGVLWGIGGLTFGLSMRYLGMSLGMAVALGFCSAFGALIPPLYKEFFTDSPDTFTSMLQNNRGIFVLLGVIVCLVGIAISGKAGMYKEKDLSPEKQQESIKEFDLKKGLIVAIVSGILSACMSFAISAGEPMGHAAVENNANPLFKNNVIFVVIMLGGLTTNLIWCVILNIRNKSFGDYTNKKTPLAANYFFSAIAGTTWFLQFFFYGMGESKLGNGASSWILHMAFIILISSMWGFALKEWKGVSKKTYATILIGITTIILSVVLVGYGNSLEN, translated from the coding sequence ATGCAAGCACTTTTAGGAATCATCTTTCATTTCATTGGCGGATTTGCCAGTGGTAGTTTTTATATCCCTTACAAAAAAGTAAAAGGTTGGAGCTGGGAAAGCTACTGGATCACCGGAGGCGTTTTCTCCTGGCTGATCGTTCCTTTTATTGCTGCCTGGTTAACTGTTCCCGGCTTTATGGACATCATCGCCAACACACCCTTTTCTACTTTGTTCTGGACTTACATCCTGGGTGTACTCTGGGGCATTGGCGGATTAACTTTCGGACTTTCCATGCGCTACCTCGGCATGTCTCTTGGCATGGCTGTAGCATTAGGATTCTGTTCTGCATTTGGTGCTCTGATCCCACCTTTGTATAAGGAGTTTTTTACTGACAGTCCGGATACCTTCACATCCATGCTGCAGAACAACAGGGGCATCTTTGTATTATTAGGTGTGATCGTTTGCCTCGTGGGTATCGCCATCAGCGGTAAAGCGGGTATGTATAAGGAAAAGGACCTCTCTCCTGAAAAACAACAGGAAAGCATTAAAGAATTCGACCTGAAAAAAGGTTTGATCGTGGCTATTGTATCCGGTATCCTCAGCGCCTGTATGAGCTTTGCCATTTCAGCAGGAGAGCCTATGGGCCATGCAGCCGTAGAAAATAATGCGAATCCTTTATTTAAGAATAATGTGATCTTTGTAGTGATCATGTTAGGAGGGCTCACCACTAATCTGATATGGTGTGTTATCCTCAACATACGGAATAAATCATTCGGTGATTATACGAATAAAAAGACCCCGCTGGCTGCCAATTACTTTTTCTCTGCTATTGCAGGCACCACCTGGTTCTTACAATTTTTCTTTTACGGTATGGGAGAAAGCAAACTGGGCAATGGCGCCAGCTCCTGGATCTTACACATGGCATTCATCATCCTTATCTCCAGCATGTGGGGATTTGCATTGAAAGAATGGAAAGGCGTCAGCAAAAAAACATACGCTACTATCCTCATCGGTATCACTACGATCATACTTTCCGTAGTACTGGTAGGATATGGCAATTCTCTTGAAAATTGA
- a CDS encoding GH92 family glycosyl hydrolase yields MRTLLLLLLNSCAYAQHVKYVNPLMGTAASTTISAEKHGAGTEMLANVIPAVGLPFGMTQLTPQTRSTEKKCLAPYYYKDETSSGYRLTHWLSGSCTQDYGSVTIMPVNSGGNALDHTKEISQPHYYKNELGNVQTEMMATLRCGMLQFTMLKDDSLHIVVTPNSDKQKGGITIDPVKKEITGYNPVYRIYQGSGQPAGFSGWFVIQYDVDAAKAGSVVKKGGAKNDALEVMATSMGIALHAKKGTVIRLRVGTSFTGLEGARRNLQAEMNTWDFSALRKKAEAAWNKALGQIEVSTGDEQAKRIFYTSMYHSMQHPRLMSDVDGLYPRFAGDYQNEQLKQGGYYDDFSMWDIYRAQLPLFEILQPALINDFVQSLILKGQQGGWLPIFPCWNSYTAAMIGDHSTAFIASAYNKNIRNYDTEAAYALMRKNAFEIPDIKDYKNGKGRRAITSYLLYGYIPLEDSVMDAFHKREQVSRTLEYAYDDYALATVARSLNKKEDFEKLQKRAANYRNVFDKKVGLMNGRYADGSFYKDFNPDKKLFFITEGTPRQYTFYVPQDVKGLASLLNLEAALDSLFEKNEYWHGNEPGHHIPFLYNYTAAPWKTQEKVARILKEEYSDGIGGLSGNDDAGQMSAWYVFAAMGLYPVDPVGGEYMLCTPIFDSISIHLPNGKKTVIKTGSKGAYIQSITINGKPFSGYSLPHSMLAEGAQIFIKRGDTPVSRLQ; encoded by the coding sequence ATGAGAACGTTGTTATTATTGCTGCTCAATAGCTGTGCATATGCGCAGCATGTTAAATATGTGAACCCGCTGATGGGCACTGCTGCTTCCACTACCATCAGCGCAGAGAAACATGGCGCCGGTACAGAAATGCTGGCGAATGTGATCCCCGCTGTGGGGCTGCCTTTCGGTATGACCCAACTTACTCCCCAAACCCGCAGCACGGAAAAGAAATGCCTGGCTCCTTATTACTATAAAGACGAAACCTCCAGCGGCTACAGGCTCACGCATTGGCTGAGCGGTTCCTGCACGCAGGATTATGGCAGTGTGACCATTATGCCGGTGAACAGTGGCGGTAATGCTTTGGACCATACAAAAGAGATCAGCCAGCCGCATTATTATAAGAACGAATTAGGAAATGTGCAAACGGAGATGATGGCTACACTGCGTTGCGGCATGCTGCAGTTCACCATGCTGAAAGATGATAGTTTACATATTGTGGTTACGCCTAACAGTGATAAGCAAAAAGGCGGTATTACAATTGATCCTGTAAAGAAAGAGATCACAGGGTATAACCCTGTGTACAGGATCTACCAGGGCAGCGGGCAACCCGCAGGCTTTAGTGGCTGGTTTGTGATACAGTATGATGTGGATGCTGCGAAAGCAGGAAGTGTTGTAAAGAAGGGAGGAGCAAAGAATGATGCATTGGAAGTGATGGCTACCTCCATGGGTATTGCGCTACATGCAAAGAAAGGCACTGTGATCCGGTTGCGCGTAGGTACTTCTTTCACAGGGCTTGAAGGCGCAAGGAGGAACTTACAGGCAGAGATGAACACCTGGGATTTCTCTGCTTTGCGCAAAAAGGCAGAAGCTGCCTGGAATAAAGCGCTGGGGCAGATTGAGGTGAGTACAGGGGATGAGCAGGCTAAACGGATCTTTTATACTTCCATGTATCACAGTATGCAGCATCCCCGCCTGATGAGTGATGTGGATGGATTGTATCCAAGGTTTGCAGGAGATTATCAGAATGAACAACTGAAGCAAGGCGGGTATTACGATGATTTTTCCATGTGGGATATCTATCGTGCGCAGCTTCCTTTGTTTGAAATATTACAACCTGCATTGATCAATGATTTCGTACAATCCCTGATCCTTAAAGGGCAGCAGGGTGGATGGCTGCCTATCTTTCCCTGCTGGAATAGCTATACAGCAGCTATGATAGGAGATCATAGTACCGCGTTCATTGCTTCGGCTTATAATAAAAATATCCGCAACTACGATACTGAAGCAGCTTATGCACTCATGCGGAAGAATGCTTTTGAGATACCGGATATTAAAGATTATAAAAATGGCAAGGGGCGCAGGGCCATCACTTCTTATCTCCTGTATGGCTACATACCCCTGGAAGATAGCGTGATGGATGCTTTCCATAAAAGGGAGCAGGTATCCCGTACATTAGAGTATGCCTATGATGATTATGCATTGGCTACAGTTGCGCGGAGCCTTAACAAAAAAGAAGATTTCGAAAAACTCCAAAAACGCGCCGCCAATTACCGGAATGTTTTTGATAAGAAAGTAGGACTGATGAATGGCAGGTACGCTGATGGCAGTTTCTACAAAGATTTTAACCCGGATAAGAAATTGTTTTTTATCACAGAAGGCACGCCCCGGCAATATACTTTTTATGTACCGCAGGATGTGAAAGGGCTGGCTTCATTACTGAACCTGGAAGCCGCACTGGATAGCTTATTTGAAAAAAACGAATACTGGCATGGTAATGAACCGGGGCATCATATCCCGTTCCTGTACAACTATACAGCCGCTCCCTGGAAAACACAGGAGAAGGTAGCGCGCATTTTAAAAGAAGAATACAGTGATGGTATTGGCGGATTGAGTGGAAATGATGATGCGGGGCAAATGAGTGCCTGGTACGTATTCGCAGCCATGGGACTTTATCCTGTAGACCCGGTGGGAGGAGAATATATGCTCTGTACACCTATCTTCGACAGTATTTCGATCCACCTCCCAAATGGAAAGAAAACAGTTATAAAAACAGGCAGTAAAGGCGCATATATTCAATCCATCACCATTAACGGAAAACCGTTTTCCGGATATAGTCTCCCCCATTCCATGTTAGCTGAGGGAGCGCAGATCTTTATTAAAAGGGGGGATACCCCAGTTTCGCGATTGCAATAG
- a CDS encoding calcineurin-like phosphoesterase C-terminal domain-containing protein, producing MKRRNFLKSFGVFSAAAALPAVDVLGREKSQVKKVQGKVTSAGKGIANVVISDGYNVVKTGSDGSFGFEPHVNAEFVFLSVPSGYAIPHKKGVADFYVKIDKNAPQQNIQFPLDAIKGGDDKHAFIVWGDTQILTKEDAELLKTISAPDTKALVASLGQIPIHGIGAGDLVFDKFELYADYKEAVGTTGAPFFQVIGNHDIDYSARTDDRSQATYKENFGPTYYSFNRGKVHYVTLDNVFFIGTGHRYIGYFTENQLSWLEKDLQHVPAGSTVVVSLHIPSDNGAKRRSGAKEEELGGVTSNRAALYAMLKPYNVHIMSGHTHFNENWEKDNIMEHNHGTVCGAWWTGPICSDGTPSGYGVYEVDGNDIKWYYKSVGFDKTHQISIHKKGRMAEHADAVVANVWNWDPKWKVEWLEDGVAKGNMEQIIGFDPEAVELYKGPSMPTKHTWVEPSLTEHLFTAKPSANAKMITVKATDRFGNVYTKEVNLG from the coding sequence ATGAAAAGAAGGAATTTTCTGAAAAGTTTTGGCGTATTCTCCGCCGCTGCCGCATTACCTGCGGTAGATGTATTAGGAAGGGAAAAGAGCCAGGTTAAAAAGGTACAAGGTAAAGTAACTTCTGCCGGTAAGGGTATCGCCAATGTGGTGATCAGTGATGGCTACAATGTGGTGAAAACAGGCAGTGACGGCAGCTTTGGCTTTGAGCCGCATGTGAATGCCGAGTTCGTTTTCCTCTCTGTTCCCTCCGGTTACGCCATCCCGCACAAAAAGGGCGTAGCTGATTTTTATGTTAAGATAGACAAAAATGCCCCGCAGCAGAACATCCAGTTCCCCCTGGATGCCATCAAAGGCGGTGATGATAAACATGCCTTCATTGTATGGGGCGATACACAGATCCTCACTAAAGAAGATGCGGAGTTACTGAAAACCATTTCCGCTCCGGATACTAAAGCGCTGGTTGCCTCTCTTGGCCAGATACCGATCCATGGTATTGGCGCAGGTGACCTGGTGTTTGATAAATTTGAATTATACGCTGATTACAAAGAAGCGGTAGGTACTACCGGTGCACCTTTCTTCCAGGTGATCGGTAATCATGATATTGATTATTCTGCCCGTACGGATGACCGGTCACAGGCTACCTACAAAGAAAACTTCGGCCCTACCTATTATTCTTTCAACAGGGGTAAGGTGCATTACGTAACCTTGGATAATGTATTCTTCATTGGCACCGGCCACCGTTATATCGGGTACTTTACGGAAAACCAGCTGAGCTGGCTGGAGAAGGACCTGCAGCATGTGCCTGCCGGCAGTACAGTAGTGGTATCTCTGCATATCCCTTCGGATAATGGTGCTAAGAGAAGGAGTGGGGCAAAGGAAGAAGAACTGGGTGGCGTTACCAGTAACCGTGCTGCGTTGTATGCCATGCTGAAACCTTACAATGTACATATCATGAGCGGCCATACCCATTTCAACGAGAACTGGGAAAAGGACAATATCATGGAACATAACCATGGCACTGTTTGTGGCGCCTGGTGGACGGGCCCTATTTGTTCAGATGGAACGCCCAGTGGATATGGAGTATACGAAGTAGATGGCAACGATATCAAATGGTATTATAAGTCTGTTGGTTTTGATAAAACGCACCAGATCAGCATCCATAAAAAAGGCCGTATGGCGGAACATGCAGATGCTGTGGTAGCCAATGTATGGAACTGGGACCCTAAGTGGAAAGTGGAATGGCTGGAAGATGGCGTGGCCAAAGGTAATATGGAACAGATCATAGGCTTTGATCCTGAAGCTGTGGAGCTGTATAAAGGGCCTTCCATGCCCACAAAACATACCTGGGTAGAGCCCAGCTTAACGGAGCACCTGTTTACGGCCAAACCTTCTGCGAATGCAAAGATGATCACCGTGAAGGCCACAGACCGTTTTGGAAATGTATACACGAAAGAAGTAAACTTAGGATAG
- a CDS encoding FGGY-family carbohydrate kinase, with product MARVPVIVIFDVGKTNKKLFLFDEQYRIIFERTARFTETTDEDGDPCENLESLRLSVFDSLREVFKMKDIEVKAINFSTYGASLVYINEEGNPLTPLYNYLKTYPEALKQQFYKKYGGEATFSVQSASPVLGSLNSGMQLYRLKQERPDVFASMKYALHLPQYMSYLLSGTACSDITSIGCHTNLWDFTTNSYHRWVKEEGILEKLAPLMPSNEVMPAVFPGNNYHIGTGLHDSSAALIPYLVSFHEPFILISTGTWCISFNPFNESPLTAEELEQDCLCYMTFQGKPIKASRLFAGYEHEQQVKRISDHFKQPALRYRSLDYDPTISLKPAGNFADRHLADFPDDVAAYHQLMFDIAIQQQHSTSLVVKGTKVRRIFVDGGFSKNVIYMNMLAMLFPEIEIYAASMAQATAMGAALAIHPTWNKKSLPNDLIELKYYAVKQEHLPF from the coding sequence ATGGCAAGAGTTCCCGTTATAGTGATATTTGATGTTGGTAAAACCAACAAGAAATTGTTCCTGTTTGATGAACAATACAGGATCATATTTGAAAGAACTGCCCGTTTTACGGAAACAACAGATGAAGACGGCGATCCCTGTGAAAACCTGGAAAGCCTCCGCCTCTCTGTATTTGATTCGCTCAGGGAAGTTTTTAAAATGAAGGACATTGAAGTAAAGGCCATCAACTTCTCCACTTACGGAGCCAGCCTGGTGTACATCAATGAAGAGGGGAATCCGCTCACACCTTTGTATAATTACCTGAAAACATACCCGGAAGCGTTAAAGCAACAGTTCTATAAAAAGTATGGTGGCGAAGCAACATTCAGTGTGCAAAGCGCTTCTCCTGTATTGGGAAGCCTCAACTCCGGCATGCAGCTTTACCGCCTGAAACAGGAAAGGCCCGATGTGTTTGCCTCCATGAAGTATGCCCTGCATCTGCCGCAATACATGAGTTACCTCCTGTCCGGCACAGCCTGTTCTGATATTACCAGCATAGGCTGCCATACCAATCTCTGGGATTTCACCACTAATAGTTATCATCGTTGGGTGAAGGAAGAAGGGATCCTGGAAAAACTGGCACCCCTGATGCCTTCCAACGAAGTGATGCCTGCCGTATTTCCCGGCAACAACTACCATATCGGCACAGGCCTTCATGATAGCTCGGCAGCACTGATCCCTTACCTGGTGAGTTTCCACGAACCGTTCATATTAATTTCCACCGGCACCTGGTGTATCAGTTTTAATCCTTTCAATGAAAGTCCGCTTACGGCGGAAGAGCTGGAACAGGATTGCCTCTGTTATATGACCTTCCAGGGAAAACCGATCAAAGCATCAAGGCTTTTTGCAGGTTATGAACATGAACAGCAGGTAAAACGTATCTCTGATCATTTTAAACAGCCTGCACTGCGTTACAGGAGCCTGGATTACGATCCAACCATTTCCCTGAAACCGGCAGGTAATTTTGCGGACAGACACCTGGCGGATTTCCCGGATGATGTAGCGGCTTATCATCAGCTGATGTTTGATATTGCCATACAGCAACAGCATTCAACCAGCCTGGTGGTGAAAGGCACAAAAGTGCGGCGGATCTTTGTGGATGGAGGGTTCAGCAAGAATGTGATCTATATGAACATGCTGGCTATGTTATTCCCGGAGATAGAGATCTATGCGGCTTCCATGGCACAGGCTACTGCAATGGGTGCAGCGCTGGCTATTCACCCTACCTGGAATAAAAAGAGCCTGCCCAATGACCTTATTGAACTGAAATATTACGCGGTAAAACAGGAGCATCTGCCCTTTTGA
- a CDS encoding bifunctional aldolase/short-chain dehydrogenase, with translation MSTNNSTITKFKHVSYLWDEAKAASMAGDEVALLIYRSNLLGADLRLTNYGGGNTSCKAMATDPLTGESTEVMWVKGSGGDLGTLKRSGLAALYVDRMHRLKNIYKGLDQEDEMVELLNHCIYDLQSKAPSIDTTLHGFLPFAHIDHLHPDAAIAIAASKDGKKITQELFNGTIGWVEWQKPGFDLGLKLRQCLDENPGIRGIMLGSHGLFTWGDTAYESYMNTLEVIERCAEYLQENIGKKRPVFGGQRMESLPKADRLARAAALAPVLRGYCSSKTKMIGHFTDDDRVLEFINSHDLDRLAPLGTSCPDHFLRTKISPLVLDFSVTEEISVIKEKLGPMFDAYRQMYTDYYNACKHPNSPAIRDTNPVVILYPGIGMFTFAKDKQTARVAAEFYINAINVMKGAEAISSYISLPRQEAFNIEYWLLEEAKLQRMPKPKPLTGRIALVTGSAGGIGKAIAQKFAQEGAVVVINDNDAQRLETAKASFSQQFGADGFAADVLDVTKIDTIRKTFNTAALAFGGVDIVVNCAGLSISKPIEEHTEADWDILYDVLVKGQFLVTQAGIEVMRKQNMGGDVLNIVSKNALVSGPNNAGYGSAKAAQLHLSRLNAAELGKDHIRVNTVNPDAVISDSKIWEGAWAEGRAKAYGVTVAELPAFYAKRTLLNEIILPEDIANACFAFVGGLLNKATGNVLNIDGGVAMAFVR, from the coding sequence ATGTCGACAAATAACAGTACCATCACCAAATTCAAGCATGTAAGCTATCTGTGGGATGAAGCAAAAGCAGCATCCATGGCAGGTGATGAAGTAGCCCTGCTGATCTATCGCTCTAACCTGCTGGGCGCCGATCTGCGTTTAACAAATTATGGCGGAGGAAATACCTCCTGCAAGGCTATGGCCACAGACCCCCTCACCGGAGAAAGCACAGAAGTGATGTGGGTAAAAGGTTCCGGTGGAGACCTTGGCACACTGAAGCGAAGTGGCCTCGCCGCTTTGTATGTGGACAGGATGCATCGCCTGAAAAATATCTACAAAGGATTAGACCAGGAAGATGAAATGGTGGAACTGCTGAACCATTGCATCTATGATCTGCAATCCAAAGCACCATCTATTGATACCACACTGCACGGCTTTCTGCCCTTCGCGCACATAGACCATCTGCATCCTGATGCAGCGATCGCTATTGCCGCTTCCAAAGACGGTAAAAAGATCACACAGGAATTATTCAATGGTACCATCGGCTGGGTAGAGTGGCAGAAACCAGGATTCGACCTGGGCCTGAAACTGCGCCAGTGCCTCGATGAAAATCCCGGCATCAGGGGTATCATGTTAGGTTCCCATGGTTTATTCACCTGGGGTGATACCGCTTACGAAAGTTATATGAACACGCTGGAAGTGATTGAACGCTGTGCGGAATACTTACAGGAAAACATCGGTAAAAAAAGACCGGTGTTTGGCGGTCAGCGCATGGAATCTTTGCCCAAGGCAGACAGGTTGGCAAGAGCCGCTGCCCTGGCTCCTGTGCTGCGCGGGTACTGTTCTTCCAAAACCAAAATGATCGGTCATTTTACAGATGACGACAGGGTATTGGAATTCATCAACTCCCATGATCTGGACAGACTGGCCCCGTTGGGCACAAGTTGCCCTGATCACTTCCTGCGCACAAAGATCAGCCCGCTTGTACTGGACTTTTCTGTAACAGAAGAGATCAGTGTGATCAAAGAAAAGCTCGGCCCAATGTTCGATGCCTATCGCCAGATGTACACGGATTATTACAATGCCTGCAAACATCCTAATAGTCCGGCTATACGGGATACCAATCCTGTAGTGATCTTATATCCCGGCATCGGCATGTTCACTTTTGCAAAAGATAAACAAACTGCACGCGTAGCCGCAGAGTTCTATATCAATGCCATCAATGTAATGAAAGGCGCGGAAGCGATCTCTTCTTACATCTCCCTGCCAAGGCAGGAAGCATTCAACATTGAATATTGGTTACTGGAAGAAGCCAAACTGCAACGCATGCCCAAACCGAAACCCCTCACCGGCAGAATAGCCCTGGTAACAGGCAGCGCCGGCGGTATCGGTAAAGCTATTGCACAAAAGTTTGCACAGGAAGGCGCTGTAGTGGTGATCAATGATAACGATGCACAACGTCTGGAAACGGCTAAAGCTTCCTTCAGCCAGCAATTTGGTGCAGATGGATTTGCAGCAGATGTACTGGACGTTACCAAAATAGATACTATCCGCAAAACGTTTAATACAGCGGCCCTCGCCTTTGGTGGTGTGGACATTGTAGTGAACTGCGCCGGTCTTTCTATTTCCAAACCCATAGAAGAACATACGGAAGCCGACTGGGACATCCTGTATGACGTACTGGTAAAAGGCCAGTTCCTGGTTACACAGGCAGGTATTGAAGTCATGCGTAAACAAAATATGGGTGGTGATGTATTGAACATTGTGAGCAAAAACGCACTTGTATCCGGGCCTAATAACGCAGGTTACGGCTCTGCCAAAGCAGCACAATTACACCTGAGCAGGTTGAACGCAGCTGAGTTAGGAAAAGACCATATCCGTGTGAACACCGTGAACCCGGATGCCGTTATCTCTGACAGCAAGATCTGGGAAGGCGCATGGGCAGAAGGAAGAGCAAAAGCATACGGTGTTACCGTTGCAGAATTACCGGCCTTCTATGCCAAACGCACTTTACTCAATGAGATCATTCTGCCGGAAGATATCGCCAATGCCTGCTTTGCGTTTGTTGGCGGATTACTGAACAAGGCTACGGGAAATGTGCTGAATATAGATGGAGGAGTAGCCATGGCATTTGTACGCTAA
- the rhaM gene encoding L-rhamnose mutarotase, whose translation MQRIAVKMILKEGYAEEYKRRHSALWPELEILLKESGISDYAIYLDEETNILFACLKVKDATALDRLPSQAVMQRWWNYMKDIMDSYPDNSPVTFPLKEVFYMA comes from the coding sequence ATGCAACGCATTGCCGTTAAAATGATCCTTAAAGAAGGATATGCAGAAGAATACAAAAGACGGCATAGTGCGTTGTGGCCGGAGTTGGAAATATTACTGAAGGAAAGTGGCATCAGCGATTATGCCATTTACCTGGATGAAGAAACAAATATTCTCTTTGCTTGTTTGAAAGTGAAAGATGCCACCGCGCTGGACCGTTTGCCATCACAGGCAGTGATGCAGCGCTGGTGGAATTACATGAAGGATATCATGGATAGCTATCCGGATAATTCCCCTGTAACTTTTCCTTTAAAAGAAGTATTTTATATGGCTTAA
- a CDS encoding TIM barrel protein has product MEIAQYNESLLAAHQRAFNYIAAETDQTDAILNKLAAFQVAIPSWALGTGGTRFGRFPAGGEPRNLEEKIEDIGLLHKLNQSSGAISLHIPWDIPSNPAHIRALAAEHGIRFDAMNSNTFQDQPGQALSYKFGSLQHVNKAIRQQAIDHNIEVIKHGIELGSDSLTVWLSDGSCFPGQLNFRQAFQNTLEGLQEIYKALPDNWKVFVEYKAFEPNFYSTTVGDWGQSLLYASKLGPKAYTLVDLGHHLPNANIEQIVALLLMEGKLGGFHFNDSKYGDDDLTVGSIKPYQLFLIFNELVEGMDARGMNHAKDLGWMIDASHNVKDPLEDLLQSVEAIMLTYAQALLVDRKKLAEAQLNNDVVTAQEILQQAFRTDVRALVAEARLRAGGSLNPLGYFRAAKVREQLIKKRGLKTVATGL; this is encoded by the coding sequence ATGGAAATTGCACAATACAATGAATCGTTACTGGCTGCACATCAACGCGCCTTTAATTATATCGCCGCAGAAACTGATCAAACGGATGCCATACTCAATAAACTGGCGGCCTTCCAGGTAGCTATCCCCAGCTGGGCGCTGGGAACAGGTGGTACACGTTTTGGCCGTTTCCCTGCAGGTGGCGAGCCCCGCAACCTCGAAGAGAAAATTGAAGACATTGGCCTGCTGCATAAACTGAACCAGTCCAGTGGCGCCATTTCTTTGCACATCCCCTGGGATATTCCTTCGAACCCTGCACACATCAGGGCACTGGCAGCAGAACATGGCATTCGTTTCGATGCCATGAACTCCAATACCTTCCAGGACCAGCCGGGCCAGGCATTGAGCTATAAGTTCGGTTCCCTGCAACATGTAAATAAAGCCATCCGCCAACAAGCCATCGACCATAACATAGAAGTGATCAAACACGGTATTGAACTGGGTTCTGATTCACTCACCGTATGGTTATCTGATGGTTCCTGTTTCCCCGGCCAGCTGAATTTCCGCCAGGCATTCCAGAACACTCTGGAAGGTTTACAGGAGATCTACAAAGCATTACCGGATAACTGGAAAGTGTTTGTAGAATACAAAGCATTTGAGCCTAACTTCTATTCCACTACGGTGGGCGACTGGGGCCAGTCTTTACTCTACGCCAGCAAACTCGGCCCTAAAGCGTACACACTGGTAGACCTTGGTCACCATTTACCCAACGCGAACATTGAACAGATCGTTGCCCTCCTGCTAATGGAAGGAAAACTCGGTGGTTTCCACTTCAACGATTCCAAATATGGCGATGATGACCTCACCGTAGGCAGCATCAAACCCTACCAGTTATTCCTTATTTTCAATGAACTGGTAGAAGGGATGGACGCACGTGGCATGAACCATGCAAAAGACCTGGGCTGGATGATAGATGCTTCTCACAATGTAAAAGATCCTTTGGAAGATCTGCTGCAATCCGTGGAAGCGATCATGCTCACCTATGCACAGGCCTTGCTGGTAGACAGGAAGAAACTCGCCGAAGCACAATTGAATAACGATGTGGTAACCGCCCAGGAAATATTACAACAGGCTTTCCGCACAGATGTTCGCGCATTGGTAGCAGAAGCCCGCTTAAGAGCAGGCGGCTCCCTGAACCCTTTGGGTTATTTCCGCGCAGCAAAAGTGAGAGAGCAATTAATTAAGAAGAGAGGCCTCAAAACTGTGGCAACCGGTCTGTAA